One window of the Prochlorococcus marinus XMU1411 genome contains the following:
- a CDS encoding R-phycoerythrin subunit beta: MSVSKNNQLMSADRKLNDLSNIKEFINSANSRLDSITSITNNSHAIAADAVTAMICENQDSVNTKISLNTTNKMSVCLRDGEIILRIVAYLLISNDESVLEKSCLKDLKNTYLALGVPLRNARRVIELMRDATISDLNSTVNNMQVTKSFLPDLISETEFQFERIINLLN, encoded by the coding sequence ATGTCAGTTTCAAAGAATAATCAACTAATGTCTGCTGATAGGAAATTAAATGATTTAAGTAATATAAAAGAATTTATTAATAGTGCAAACTCAAGATTAGATTCAATAACCTCAATAACCAATAATTCGCATGCAATTGCGGCAGACGCTGTAACAGCAATGATTTGCGAAAATCAAGATTCAGTTAATACAAAAATATCTTTAAATACAACTAACAAGATGTCCGTTTGTTTAAGAGATGGAGAAATAATCCTAAGGATTGTTGCTTATCTTTTAATTTCTAATGACGAATCAGTTTTAGAAAAAAGTTGTTTGAAGGATCTTAAAAATACTTATCTTGCTCTTGGGGTGCCTTTAAGAAATGCAAGAAGAGTTATTGAATTAATGCGAGATGCAACAATCTCTGATTTAAATTCTACAGTTAATAATATGCAGGTAACCAAAAGCTTCCTTCCTGACTTAATTTCTGAAACAGAGTTTCAATTTGAAAGGATAATTAATCTTTTAAACTAG
- a CDS encoding phycobiliprotein lyase produces the protein MTKNLTKINQFIDKSIGEWKSIRSTHTLAFQEFENSTSKINIKHINLTNKKVVEIFKNNELSYNLESIAISIKWQSISDWEENDINEGDETLLIFLPKNENSGIVLRNKGYTESFISSSSYFVDEQNNLHIKTFYKSTVSEERVSFLSTHIRSRFSIIRNIENNSVIQTSHTSEIRNLASLKD, from the coding sequence TTGACGAAGAATCTAACAAAAATTAATCAATTTATTGATAAAAGTATAGGAGAGTGGAAATCAATAAGAAGTACTCATACTTTAGCTTTTCAAGAATTTGAAAACTCAACTAGTAAGATAAATATAAAACATATCAACTTAACAAATAAAAAAGTAGTTGAAATTTTTAAAAATAATGAATTAAGTTATAACCTAGAGAGCATAGCTATTTCTATAAAATGGCAATCTATTAGTGATTGGGAAGAAAATGATATAAATGAGGGAGATGAAACTTTATTGATATTTTTACCCAAAAATGAAAATTCAGGAATTGTCTTACGAAATAAAGGTTATACAGAATCTTTTATTTCATCATCAAGTTATTTCGTTGATGAACAAAATAATTTACACATTAAAACTTTTTACAAATCAACAGTTTCTGAAGAAAGAGTTTCTTTTTTATCCACTCATATAAGATCCAGATTTTCCATTATTAGAAATATTGAAAATAACTCAGTAATACAGACTTCCCATACTTCTGAAATAAGAAATTTAGCTAGTTTAAAAGATTAA
- a CDS encoding TVP38/TMEM64 family protein, with translation MNKIQKFLSVVFFIAIFVVLIYLIQNYGIEPLRNKIESLGIWAPFGIFILRGVSIILPALPSSAYSLLAGSLLGFQKGYITIIFSDIVFCQAAFFIARNYGRVPVRNLVGPKAMKKIESFNQNQLEENFFLMTGLLMTGLFDFLSYAIGIGGTRWKIFTPALLISLLISDSILVAVGAGVSQGAGLFLGIALLAMFALATISGLAKNKMPK, from the coding sequence ATGAATAAAATACAGAAATTTCTCTCAGTTGTTTTTTTTATAGCAATATTCGTTGTATTGATTTATTTAATCCAAAATTATGGGATTGAACCTCTAAGGAACAAAATAGAAAGTTTGGGGATTTGGGCTCCTTTTGGAATATTCATACTTAGAGGAGTAAGTATTATTTTACCTGCTCTTCCAAGTTCAGCTTATTCTCTGCTAGCAGGATCATTATTAGGCTTTCAAAAAGGTTACATCACAATAATCTTTTCTGATATAGTTTTTTGTCAAGCTGCTTTCTTTATTGCAAGAAATTATGGTCGGGTTCCTGTACGTAATTTAGTAGGCCCAAAAGCAATGAAAAAGATTGAAAGTTTTAATCAAAACCAACTAGAAGAAAATTTCTTTCTTATGACAGGACTACTAATGACTGGCCTTTTTGATTTTCTAAGTTATGCAATTGGTATTGGAGGAACTCGCTGGAAAATATTTACCCCAGCATTATTAATAAGTCTTCTAATCAGTGACTCTATACTAGTAGCAGTGGGAGCTGGGGTTAGCCAGGGAGCAGGATTATTTCTGGGGATTGCCCTATTAGCGATGTTTGCTTTAGCGACTATTTCAGGATTAGCAAAAAATAAAATGCCTAAATAA
- a CDS encoding FGGY-family carbohydrate kinase — protein sequence MPDIFYGGLDFGTSGARISIINFHKELLYSNSVPYLYGFKNPNSWINSCEKLLESLPIEIKRNLGKLAISGTSGTLTAFNLKGDPLGEAIPYDQACNDNNILLKSLTPGEDHLQTPYSSLAKALKLIDKYGTNILLRHQSDWITGWLLKDWTHGEEGNNLKLGWDLKKESWPKRYLNTSWHKCLPKIIKSGKIIGQVNSDLANRFNLNKKLILISGTTDSNASLIATGLGKENGLTVLGTTIVVKKIIDNPVKKEGITTHRVRGDWICGGASNAGCGILSKFFSDSEIKELSRQINPLKSTSLNLLPLNSKGERFPINNSNLEPILSPRPVSDSLYLHALFEGLAKIELRGWEKLSELTGSLPKKIITIGGGSKNPQWRKIREKIINIPIVSSNKTTSFGTALLTIDSN from the coding sequence ATGCCTGATATTTTTTATGGAGGGTTAGATTTTGGAACAAGTGGTGCAAGAATATCTATAATTAATTTTCATAAGGAATTATTATATTCAAATTCAGTCCCTTATCTATACGGCTTTAAAAATCCAAACTCTTGGATTAATTCTTGTGAAAAGCTCTTAGAAAGTTTACCTATTGAGATAAAAAGGAATCTTGGGAAATTGGCTATATCTGGCACCTCAGGAACTTTAACAGCATTCAATTTAAAAGGGGATCCATTAGGGGAGGCAATCCCTTATGACCAAGCATGTAATGATAATAATATCCTTCTTAAATCTTTAACTCCTGGAGAAGATCATTTACAAACACCATATAGCAGTCTTGCTAAGGCATTAAAACTAATAGATAAATATGGCACGAATATACTTTTAAGACATCAATCTGATTGGATAACTGGCTGGCTTTTAAAAGATTGGACTCATGGAGAAGAAGGTAACAATCTCAAACTTGGTTGGGATCTTAAAAAAGAATCATGGCCAAAAAGATATCTAAATACTTCATGGCATAAATGCTTACCTAAAATTATAAAAAGTGGAAAAATTATTGGCCAAGTAAATTCTGATTTAGCCAATAGATTTAACTTGAATAAGAAATTAATATTAATCTCAGGCACTACTGACTCTAATGCAAGTTTAATAGCTACAGGCTTAGGGAAAGAGAATGGTCTCACAGTTTTAGGAACAACTATTGTGGTAAAAAAAATTATTGATAACCCTGTAAAAAAAGAAGGAATTACAACCCATAGAGTCAGAGGCGATTGGATCTGCGGAGGAGCATCAAACGCAGGATGTGGTATCTTATCTAAATTCTTTTCTGATTCAGAAATTAAGGAACTCAGTCGACAAATTAATCCTTTGAAAAGCACTTCTTTAAATCTTTTACCTCTTAACAGTAAAGGAGAGAGATTTCCTATTAATAACTCCAATTTAGAGCCGATTCTTAGCCCTAGACCAGTAAGCGACTCACTTTATTTACATGCATTATTCGAAGGTCTAGCTAAAATAGAGTTGAGAGGATGGGAAAAGCTATCTGAACTTACTGGTTCACTTCCAAAAAAAATTATTACTATTGGTGGAGGTTCAAAAAACCCTCAGTGGAGAAAAATAAGAGAAAAAATTATAAATATACCAATAGTTTCATCCAATAAAACTACTTCATTTGGCACTGCCTTATTAACCATTGATTCAAACTAG
- the metK gene encoding methionine adenosyltransferase: protein MSDFIFTSESVTEGHPDKICDQISDAVLDALLTEDPESRVACETVVNTGLCLLTGEITSKAKVDYIKLVRNVIKEIGYEGYKAGGFDANSCAVLVALDEQSPDISQGVNEADDINDDLEDNTGAGDQGIMFGYACDETPELMPLPISLAHRLAIQLAKVRHDEVLNYLLPDGKTQVSIDYEKGVPVSINTILISTQHNPEIDGITNEEDIRQRIKEDLWNNVVIPATEDLKIKPDIHNTKFLVNPTGKFVVGGPQGDAGLTGRKIIVDTYGGYARHGGGAFSGKDPTKVDRSAAYAARYVAKSIVKAKLAKKAEVQLSYAIGVAKPISILVDTFDTGVISQANLTELIKKHFDLRPAAIIKEFNLRNLPKKMGGKFFRNTASYGHFGRRDLDLPWENVQEKVTQLAASAKIFL, encoded by the coding sequence ATGAGTGATTTTATTTTCACTTCTGAATCCGTAACTGAAGGTCATCCTGACAAAATATGTGATCAAATAAGTGACGCCGTTTTAGATGCCTTATTAACAGAAGATCCAGAAAGCAGAGTTGCATGTGAAACTGTCGTTAATACTGGTCTTTGTTTGCTTACTGGAGAAATAACTTCAAAAGCAAAAGTCGATTATATAAAACTTGTTAGGAATGTAATCAAAGAAATTGGATATGAAGGCTATAAAGCAGGTGGTTTTGACGCAAATAGTTGTGCTGTTTTAGTAGCACTTGACGAGCAATCACCTGATATTTCGCAAGGAGTAAACGAAGCCGATGATATAAACGATGATTTGGAAGACAATACCGGAGCCGGTGACCAAGGCATAATGTTCGGCTATGCATGCGATGAAACGCCCGAATTGATGCCCTTACCGATAAGTTTGGCACATAGATTAGCCATTCAACTTGCCAAAGTAAGACACGACGAGGTCCTTAATTATCTTCTCCCTGATGGTAAAACACAAGTAAGCATTGATTACGAAAAAGGGGTGCCAGTTTCGATTAATACAATTTTAATTTCAACTCAACATAATCCTGAGATTGATGGAATCACAAATGAAGAAGATATTCGTCAAAGAATAAAAGAAGATCTATGGAATAATGTTGTAATTCCTGCTACTGAAGATTTAAAAATTAAACCAGACATTCACAATACAAAATTTCTAGTTAACCCCACGGGAAAATTTGTTGTAGGTGGACCTCAAGGAGATGCAGGGCTTACAGGCAGAAAAATTATTGTAGACACTTACGGAGGATATGCAAGACATGGAGGAGGGGCATTCTCGGGCAAAGATCCCACAAAAGTTGATAGATCTGCCGCTTATGCAGCCCGTTATGTAGCTAAAAGTATAGTTAAGGCGAAATTAGCAAAAAAGGCAGAAGTACAATTAAGTTATGCAATTGGAGTTGCAAAACCAATTTCCATTCTCGTTGATACTTTTGATACTGGTGTTATTTCACAAGCTAATTTGACAGAGCTTATTAAAAAACACTTTGATTTAAGACCTGCCGCAATAATAAAGGAATTTAACTTAAGAAATCTACCCAAAAAAATGGGTGGTAAATTTTTTAGAAATACTGCATCCTACGGACATTTTGGCAGAAGAGATCTTGATCTGCCTTGGGAAAATGTTCAAGAAAAAGTAACCCAATTAGCTGCGTCTGCCAAAATATTTTTATAA
- a CDS encoding 30S ribosomal protein S1: MNENSSQTIKELSEDKEIKNLSELDNDSTTQNEEDLSFEKNDIPSADSSSSRTNTDFENAGFTQEEFASLLGKYDYNFKPGDLVKGTVFALEPKGAMIDIGAKTAAFMPVQEVSINRVEGLNDVLQPSESREFFIMSEENEDGQLALSIRRIEYQRAWERVRQLQKEDATIYSEVFATNRGGALVRVEGLRGFIPGSHISARKIKDDLEGEYLPLKFLEVDEERNRLVLSHRRALVEKKMNRLEVGEVVVGSVKGIKPYGAFIDIGGVSGLLHISEISHEHIETPHNVLNVSDQMKVMIIDLDSERGRISLSTKALEPEPGDMLTDPQKVFSKAEEMAAKYKQMLFEQTDDNEEILATSSETV; encoded by the coding sequence ATGAACGAAAATTCTTCCCAAACTATTAAAGAACTTTCTGAGGATAAAGAAATTAAAAATTTGTCTGAATTGGATAACGATTCAACAACCCAAAATGAAGAAGATTTATCTTTCGAAAAGAACGATATTCCTTCAGCAGACTCCTCCTCTAGCAGAACAAATACTGATTTTGAAAATGCAGGGTTCACACAGGAAGAATTTGCATCACTTTTGGGGAAGTATGACTATAATTTTAAGCCTGGAGACCTTGTAAAAGGAACCGTTTTCGCTTTAGAACCCAAAGGGGCAATGATAGATATAGGGGCAAAGACAGCTGCTTTTATGCCCGTTCAAGAAGTTTCAATAAATAGAGTTGAAGGACTTAATGATGTTTTACAACCCTCAGAAAGCAGAGAGTTTTTCATAATGAGTGAAGAAAATGAAGATGGCCAACTAGCCCTCTCCATTAGAAGAATTGAATATCAAAGAGCATGGGAAAGAGTTAGACAACTCCAAAAAGAAGATGCCACTATATATTCTGAAGTTTTTGCAACTAACAGAGGTGGGGCTCTTGTGAGGGTAGAAGGTTTGAGAGGTTTTATCCCAGGGTCTCATATAAGTGCACGCAAAATAAAAGATGACTTAGAAGGTGAATATCTACCTTTAAAGTTTCTTGAAGTTGATGAAGAGAGAAACAGATTAGTACTAAGTCATAGAAGAGCTTTGGTTGAGAAGAAAATGAACAGACTAGAGGTAGGGGAGGTTGTTGTAGGTTCTGTAAAAGGTATTAAACCCTATGGAGCCTTTATTGATATTGGAGGAGTAAGTGGTTTATTGCACATTTCCGAAATCAGTCATGAACATATTGAAACTCCTCATAATGTTTTAAATGTTAGTGACCAAATGAAGGTCATGATCATTGATCTTGATTCGGAAAGAGGAAGAATTTCATTATCAACGAAAGCGCTTGAACCTGAACCAGGAGATATGCTTACAGACCCTCAGAAAGTTTTTAGTAAAGCAGAAGAAATGGCTGCGAAATACAAACAAATGTTATTTGAACAAACTGACGATAACGAAGAGATCCTCGCAACTTCATCTGAAACAGTATAA
- the nrdR gene encoding transcriptional regulator NrdR yields MQCPTCQNTDSRVLESRSADSGKSVRRRRECLNCSFRFTTYERVETMPVSVIKKDGNRELFDKQKLFTGISRACEKTNFSSEAIINFVDGIESQIVQDSNKDIKSSQIGELILKNLRKENEVAYIRYASVYRKFNGVKDFISTLESLKGSSKNQLASIL; encoded by the coding sequence ATGCAGTGTCCAACCTGTCAAAACACAGATAGCAGAGTTTTGGAATCAAGATCTGCTGATAGTGGTAAAAGTGTTCGAAGAAGAAGAGAATGTTTAAATTGCAGCTTTAGATTTACAACTTATGAAAGAGTTGAAACAATGCCTGTTTCAGTTATAAAGAAAGACGGAAATAGAGAATTATTTGATAAACAAAAATTATTTACTGGAATATCAAGAGCTTGCGAAAAGACAAACTTCAGTAGTGAAGCAATTATTAACTTTGTAGATGGAATTGAATCACAAATCGTTCAAGACTCTAATAAAGATATTAAATCTTCACAAATCGGAGAATTAATACTTAAAAATCTTAGGAAAGAAAACGAAGTCGCTTATATAAGGTACGCGTCAGTATACAGAAAATTTAATGGGGTAAAAGATTTTATTTCTACTCTTGAGTCTCTAAAAGGTAGTTCAAAAAACCAATTAGCTTCAATTTTATAA
- a CDS encoding photosystem II reaction center protein T encodes MEAFAYVLILTLAVVTLFFAVAFRDPPKFDKK; translated from the coding sequence ATGGAAGCTTTCGCATACGTTCTTATTTTAACTCTTGCAGTTGTAACTTTATTCTTTGCTGTCGCCTTTAGAGATCCACCTAAATTCGATAAAAAATGA
- the psbB gene encoding photosystem II chlorophyll-binding protein CP47, whose translation MGLPWYRVHTVVINDPGRLLAVHLMHTALLAGWAGSMALYELAIFDPSDAVLNPMWRQGMYVMPFMARLGITSSWNGWDITGATGVDPGFWSFEGVAAAHIVFSGLLMLASIWHWTYWDLDLWEDSRTGEPALDLPRIFGIHLLLAGLTCFGFGAFHCANVGIWVSDPYGLTGHVEPVAPSWGVEGFNPFNPGGIVANHIAAGLMGIIGGIFHITNRPGERLYRALKLGSLEGVLASALAAVLFVSFVVSGTMWYGSATTPVELFGPTRYQWDSGYFKTEINRRVQAAIDDGATKAEAYASIPEKLAFYDYVGNSPAKGGLFRVGALVNGDGLPTGWQGHISFQDKEGNELEVRRIPNFFENFPVILEDKEGNVRADIPFRRAEAKYSFEQTGITATIYGGDLNGQTFTDPAVVKRLARKAQLGEAFKFDRETYKSDGVFRSSPRAWFTYAHLCFGLLFLFGHWWHASRTLYRNSFAGIDAEIGDQVEFGLFKKLGDETTRRIPGRV comes from the coding sequence ATGGGATTGCCTTGGTATCGAGTTCACACAGTAGTTATTAATGACCCAGGTCGACTACTTGCTGTGCATCTTATGCATACTGCATTATTAGCCGGCTGGGCCGGTTCTATGGCTCTTTACGAATTAGCCATTTTTGATCCTTCTGATGCCGTTCTTAATCCAATGTGGAGACAGGGAATGTACGTTATGCCTTTTATGGCAAGACTAGGCATCACAAGTAGTTGGAACGGATGGGATATTACGGGTGCTACAGGAGTTGATCCTGGATTCTGGAGTTTTGAAGGGGTTGCAGCGGCACACATAGTGTTTAGTGGACTACTGATGCTGGCCTCTATTTGGCACTGGACATATTGGGACTTAGATTTATGGGAAGATTCAAGAACTGGTGAGCCTGCTCTTGATTTGCCAAGAATATTCGGAATTCACCTTCTTCTAGCTGGACTAACATGCTTTGGTTTTGGAGCTTTTCATTGCGCAAACGTCGGGATTTGGGTTTCAGATCCTTATGGTTTAACTGGTCATGTAGAGCCTGTTGCCCCTTCATGGGGAGTAGAAGGATTTAATCCTTTTAATCCAGGAGGAATAGTTGCAAATCATATTGCGGCAGGACTAATGGGTATTATTGGAGGTATTTTTCACATAACCAATAGACCTGGAGAAAGGCTGTATAGAGCACTAAAACTTGGAAGTCTTGAAGGAGTTCTTGCTAGTGCTCTAGCTGCTGTACTATTTGTATCTTTCGTTGTTTCTGGAACAATGTGGTACGGTTCAGCAACAACTCCAGTCGAGTTATTTGGTCCTACCAGATATCAATGGGACTCTGGATATTTCAAAACTGAAATTAACAGAAGGGTCCAAGCTGCTATTGATGATGGTGCCACTAAAGCAGAGGCATATGCATCAATCCCAGAAAAGTTAGCCTTCTATGATTATGTTGGAAACAGTCCTGCAAAGGGAGGATTATTCAGAGTTGGAGCTCTTGTTAATGGTGATGGCTTACCAACTGGTTGGCAAGGTCACATTTCTTTCCAAGACAAGGAAGGTAACGAATTAGAAGTTAGAAGAATACCTAATTTCTTTGAAAACTTCCCAGTTATACTTGAAGATAAAGAAGGTAATGTTAGAGCAGATATTCCATTTAGAAGAGCTGAAGCAAAGTATTCATTTGAACAAACTGGCATAACTGCAACTATCTATGGAGGAGATTTAAATGGACAAACATTTACTGATCCTGCAGTAGTTAAAAGATTAGCTAGAAAGGCTCAACTTGGAGAAGCATTCAAGTTTGACAGAGAGACTTATAAATCTGACGGTGTATTCCGAAGCTCACCAAGAGCATGGTTTACATATGCACATTTATGTTTCGGATTGCTATTCTTGTTTGGCCACTGGTGGCATGCTTCAAGGACTCTTTACAGAAATTCCTTTGCTGGTATTGATGCTGAGATTGGCGACCAAGTTGAATTTGGTTTATTCAAGAAACTTGGTGACGAAACCACCAGAAGAATCCCAGGAAGGGTTTAA
- a CDS encoding 2Fe-2S iron-sulfur cluster-binding protein, whose product MATIRFIREDLEVKCNPGENLRELVMKENLQLYGLKGILGNCGGAGQCSTCFISVEGGSKNSLSPLTSVEEEKLKNRPENWRLACQTLVKSSTVILTKPQSPPSNFEELKKNSENKKLPR is encoded by the coding sequence ATGGCAACTATCAGATTTATCCGTGAGGATTTAGAGGTTAAATGTAATCCTGGTGAGAATTTAAGAGAATTAGTAATGAAAGAGAATTTACAACTTTATGGATTAAAAGGAATTTTAGGAAATTGTGGCGGAGCAGGGCAATGCAGTACTTGTTTTATTTCAGTTGAAGGAGGAAGCAAAAATTCTTTAAGTCCTCTTACATCAGTTGAAGAAGAAAAACTTAAAAATAGACCAGAAAATTGGCGACTTGCATGCCAAACATTAGTTAAATCCTCTACAGTCATTTTAACAAAACCACAATCTCCACCTTCAAATTTTGAAGAACTTAAAAAAAATAGCGAAAATAAAAAATTACCTCGCTAA
- the psbM gene encoding photosystem II reaction center protein PsbM: METTNFGFVASLLFVGVPTIFLIGLFISTQDGEKSSFYSESGKGKLGPKR, translated from the coding sequence ATGGAAACAACTAATTTCGGATTCGTAGCTAGCCTTTTATTTGTAGGGGTGCCAACAATATTCCTTATTGGTTTATTTATTTCTACTCAAGATGGCGAAAAATCAAGCTTCTACTCAGAATCTGGTAAAGGTAAGCTTGGCCCAAAACGCTAA
- the prmC gene encoding peptide chain release factor N(5)-glutamine methyltransferase, producing the protein MLSISVKEILFWKKKQLFKGGDHESLALLLDSVGGISTSDLNSLSINPEGNLYLKKNLEFLENIWEDHLYNSTPIQYLCGITFWRDLKLKVTEKVLIPRSETELVVDIVGKIFGKKSEKLLFAELGTGSGAISIALVLAYPLWNGIATDIDQDALEIAKENYINSTKQSNLKFYCGNWWNPLESFKGKLDFAISNPPYIPKDTYEKLPKEVRNFEPKIALLGGDDGLKHINEIIQNAPLFLKERGWLILENHFDQGTKVKQLLLKNKFTSIEVVNDLSGIGRFTIGRYK; encoded by the coding sequence ATGCTAAGCATTTCTGTAAAAGAAATTTTATTTTGGAAAAAAAAACAACTTTTTAAGGGTGGAGATCATGAATCTCTTGCTCTTTTACTTGATTCTGTAGGCGGTATATCAACCAGTGATCTAAACTCGCTTAGTATAAATCCTGAAGGAAACTTATATTTAAAAAAAAACTTAGAATTTTTAGAAAATATTTGGGAAGATCACTTATACAATTCAACTCCAATTCAATACCTTTGTGGAATAACTTTTTGGAGAGACTTAAAATTAAAAGTTACAGAAAAAGTTCTTATTCCTAGATCAGAAACGGAACTTGTAGTAGATATTGTCGGCAAAATTTTTGGAAAAAAATCTGAAAAATTATTGTTTGCTGAATTAGGGACTGGATCAGGTGCTATAAGTATTGCTTTGGTATTAGCGTATCCTTTGTGGAATGGAATAGCAACAGATATAGATCAAGATGCATTAGAAATAGCCAAAGAAAATTATATAAATTCTACTAAACAATCAAATTTGAAATTTTATTGCGGAAATTGGTGGAATCCTCTTGAAAGCTTTAAAGGAAAATTAGATTTCGCCATTTCGAACCCGCCATATATCCCTAAAGATACTTATGAAAAATTACCCAAAGAGGTTAGAAATTTTGAACCAAAAATTGCTTTATTAGGCGGCGATGATGGTCTAAAACATATTAATGAAATAATTCAAAACGCACCATTATTTTTAAAAGAGAGGGGATGGCTAATTTTAGAGAATCACTTTGATCAAGGTACAAAAGTAAAACAACTACTTTTAAAAAATAAATTTACTTCAATAGAAGTTGTGAATGATCTTTCAGGTATTGGTAGGTTTACCATTGGAAGATATAAATAA
- a CDS encoding L-threonylcarbamoyladenylate synthase: MNLVDYKSASKTLKSGLPIIFPTDTLPAIGCLPKFSNIIYEFKKRDRNKPLILMGSEHKQLIDFVHDSAKEDYKNIASKYWPGALTMVVPTSEKQSSILTSNDLTLGLRIPNSYMAQSLMRETGPLLTSSANISGFKGSIAVEGIALDFPSLKILSPIPWGKSSGKASTIIFWKKSGDWSLIRKGEVLVRELY; the protein is encoded by the coding sequence ATGAATTTAGTAGATTACAAATCAGCTTCGAAGACTCTAAAAAGTGGTTTACCTATAATTTTTCCAACAGACACCTTACCAGCAATTGGATGCTTGCCAAAATTTTCAAATATTATTTATGAGTTTAAAAAAAGAGATAGAAATAAACCCCTGATTCTTATGGGATCCGAACACAAACAATTAATTGATTTTGTTCACGATTCAGCTAAAGAAGATTATAAAAATATAGCTTCAAAATATTGGCCTGGAGCTTTGACAATGGTTGTCCCTACTTCAGAAAAGCAGAGTTCAATCCTCACAAGCAATGATCTTACTCTTGGGCTGAGGATTCCAAATTCATATATGGCTCAATCTCTCATGAGAGAAACAGGCCCATTGTTAACTTCAAGTGCAAATATTTCAGGTTTTAAAGGATCAATTGCAGTTGAAGGTATTGCTCTAGACTTCCCTTCTTTAAAAATATTAAGCCCTATCCCCTGGGGGAAAAGTAGTGGAAAAGCTAGTACTATTATATTTTGGAAGAAAAGCGGAGATTGGAGTTTGATTAGAAAAGGAGAAGTATTAGTTAGGGAATTGTATTAA
- the minE gene encoding cell division topological specificity factor MinE: MMTLRDLINKLLGRETSSANTARERLQLVLAHDRVDMSSLTTDLLDKMRKEILDVVAKYVEIDFEEVAVSLETEDRMTALVANLPIKRTISGEIKFKKTNKTDKANNDVKK, encoded by the coding sequence ATGATGACTCTCAGAGATCTTATAAATAAATTACTAGGCAGAGAAACGTCTAGTGCAAATACAGCTAGAGAAAGATTACAACTTGTACTTGCTCATGACAGAGTTGATATGAGTTCCTTAACAACTGATCTTTTAGATAAAATGAGGAAAGAGATTCTTGATGTTGTTGCTAAATATGTGGAAATTGATTTTGAAGAGGTAGCAGTTAGTTTAGAGACTGAGGATAGAATGACTGCATTAGTTGCAAATTTACCAATCAAAAGGACTATTTCAGGAGAAATAAAATTCAAAAAAACTAATAAAACTGATAAAGCTAATAATGATGTCAAAAAGTAA